From one Paeniglutamicibacter psychrophenolicus genomic stretch:
- a CDS encoding DEAD/DEAH box helicase, whose protein sequence is MKLTELLPNTPPRGATAESVYEAFIKWVEDRGIGLYPAQDEAVMEFVAGNNVILATPTGSGKSLVAVAAHFYALARGERSYYTAPIKALVSEKFFDLCKIFGAENVGMVTGDSSVNQDAPIICCTAEILANIALREGKNADLGPVVMDEFHFYADPQRGWAWQVPLLELPQAQFLIMSATLGDVSRFEDELTLRTGRDTSTVAHAERPIPLHYYYSQDPVQEAIEELLSTKQVPIYVVHFSQLEAIDRASGLMSINVCTREEKDRISELIAGFRFAPGFGKTLNRLVRHGIGVHHAGMLPKYRRLVEQLAQAGLLKVICGTDTLGVGINVPIRTVLITALSKYDGVRTRILNSREFHQIAGRAGRAGFDTAGTVVVQAPEHSIENKKATEKAVAKFGDDSKKIRQVVKKKPPQGFVTWGEKTYERIIDSTPETLNSSFAVTHSILLNLLAREGDSFAAARRLLTENHEPPVRQRALQRKALGILRELLATGVVERLEHPDRHGNMLALTVHLQENFALNQPLSPFALAALELFDAESPNYALDVVSVIEATLEKPRQVLSAQEKKARGEAIAAMKAEGMEYNDRMAALEEVTYPQPLAEILTNAFEQYRAGAPWLGDFEVAPKSVVRDMYERAMSFSEYVQFYSLARSEGVLLRYLTDAFKALRQTVPQDALREDLEDLIEWLGELIRQIDSSLLDEWEELANGVLHEPDAEIIPPAPERLTSNERAFRVMVRNEMFRRVKLFADEQDGALAELDGHSGFGTDAWADAMDAYFEEHEDIDDGPGGRGPNLLLITTSKDTWTVRQVFADPANHHDWGIDATVNLADSDEAGYPVITVTNVGRKD, encoded by the coding sequence ATGAAACTTACCGAGTTGCTGCCGAACACTCCCCCGCGTGGGGCCACCGCCGAATCCGTTTACGAAGCGTTCATCAAGTGGGTGGAGGACCGCGGCATCGGGCTGTACCCGGCACAGGACGAGGCCGTCATGGAATTCGTGGCCGGCAACAACGTCATCCTTGCCACCCCCACTGGCTCGGGCAAATCGCTGGTGGCCGTCGCTGCGCACTTCTATGCGCTCGCCCGCGGGGAACGCAGCTACTACACCGCGCCCATCAAGGCGCTCGTTTCGGAAAAGTTCTTTGACCTGTGCAAGATCTTCGGCGCCGAGAACGTCGGCATGGTCACCGGAGACTCCTCGGTGAACCAGGATGCCCCGATCATCTGCTGCACCGCGGAGATCCTTGCCAATATCGCCCTGCGCGAAGGCAAGAACGCGGATCTGGGGCCGGTGGTCATGGACGAGTTCCACTTCTACGCCGACCCGCAGCGCGGTTGGGCCTGGCAGGTGCCGCTGCTCGAGCTCCCGCAGGCACAATTCCTGATCATGAGCGCCACCCTGGGCGATGTCAGCCGCTTCGAGGACGAGCTCACGCTGCGCACCGGACGCGACACCTCCACCGTGGCGCACGCCGAACGGCCCATCCCCCTGCACTACTACTACTCGCAGGACCCGGTGCAGGAAGCCATCGAGGAACTGCTCTCCACCAAGCAGGTGCCGATCTACGTGGTGCACTTCAGCCAGCTCGAGGCCATCGACCGGGCCAGCGGGCTGATGAGCATCAACGTGTGCACCCGCGAGGAAAAGGACCGGATCTCCGAGCTGATCGCCGGATTCAGGTTCGCCCCCGGCTTCGGCAAGACGCTGAACCGGCTGGTGCGCCACGGCATCGGCGTGCACCACGCAGGCATGCTGCCCAAGTACCGCCGCCTGGTGGAGCAGCTGGCCCAGGCCGGGTTGCTGAAGGTCATCTGCGGCACCGACACCCTGGGCGTGGGCATCAACGTGCCCATCCGCACGGTGTTGATCACCGCGCTGTCCAAGTACGACGGGGTGCGCACCCGCATCCTGAACTCCCGCGAATTCCACCAGATCGCCGGACGCGCGGGCCGCGCAGGCTTCGACACCGCCGGGACCGTCGTGGTCCAGGCGCCCGAGCACTCCATCGAGAACAAGAAGGCCACGGAGAAGGCGGTCGCGAAATTCGGCGACGACTCCAAGAAGATCCGCCAGGTCGTCAAGAAGAAGCCGCCGCAGGGATTTGTGACCTGGGGAGAAAAGACCTACGAGCGGATCATCGACTCCACCCCCGAGACGCTGAACTCCTCCTTCGCCGTGACCCACTCGATCCTGCTGAACCTGCTGGCGCGCGAGGGCGACTCCTTTGCCGCCGCCCGCCGGCTGCTCACCGAGAACCACGAGCCTCCGGTGCGCCAGCGTGCCCTGCAGCGCAAGGCGCTGGGCATCCTGCGCGAGCTGCTGGCCACCGGCGTCGTCGAACGCCTGGAGCACCCCGACAGGCACGGGAACATGCTGGCCCTGACGGTGCACCTGCAGGAGAACTTCGCGCTGAACCAGCCGCTGTCCCCCTTCGCGCTGGCGGCCCTCGAACTCTTTGACGCCGAGTCCCCGAACTACGCGCTGGATGTCGTCTCCGTCATCGAGGCCACGCTGGAAAAGCCGCGCCAGGTGCTTTCGGCCCAGGAGAAGAAGGCCCGCGGCGAGGCGATTGCCGCGATGAAGGCCGAGGGCATGGAGTACAACGACCGCATGGCCGCGCTCGAGGAGGTCACCTACCCGCAGCCGCTGGCCGAGATCCTGACCAATGCCTTCGAGCAGTACCGCGCCGGCGCCCCGTGGCTCGGCGACTTCGAGGTGGCTCCCAAGTCGGTGGTCCGCGACATGTACGAACGCGCCATGAGCTTCAGCGAGTACGTGCAGTTCTACTCGCTGGCCCGCTCCGAGGGCGTGCTGCTGCGCTACCTCACCGACGCCTTCAAGGCGCTGCGCCAAACCGTGCCGCAGGACGCGCTGCGCGAGGACCTCGAGGACCTCATCGAATGGCTCGGGGAACTGATCCGCCAGATCGACTCCTCGCTGCTGGACGAATGGGAGGAGCTGGCCAACGGGGTGCTGCACGAGCCCGACGCCGAAATCATCCCTCCTGCCCCCGAGCGGCTGACCTCCAACGAGCGGGCCTTCCGCGTGATGGTCCGCAACGAGATGTTCCGCCGCGTGAAGCTCTTTGCCGACGAGCAGGACGGCGCCCTGGCCGAGCTGGACGGGCACTCGGGCTTCGGCACCGATGCATGGGCCGATGCCATGGACGCGTACTTCGAGGAGCACGAGGACATCGATGACGGCCCCGGCGGCCGCGGCCCCAACCTGTTGCTGATCACCACCTCGAAGGACACCTGGACGGTGCGCCAGGTCTTCGCCGACCCGGCCAACCACCACGACTGGGGCATCGACGCCACCGTCAACCTGGCGGACTCCGACGAGGCCGGCTACCCGGTCATCACGGTGACCAACGTGGGCCGCAAGGACTAG
- a CDS encoding class I SAM-dependent methyltransferase, with translation MSASEMFQLEVSAAEAYEANFVPAVFAEWAQELVVDAGISPGERVLDVACGTGIVARKVADTTAAEITGVDINPAMLEVARRVRPELSWGQADAGALPFPDRAFDKVLCQMALMFFPDPTAALREMARVTADGGSLAVVVPGRLEEQPVYGPFVELASRHADADAMSLLGAYFSCGDLERLRQLFESAGLAVTGTRTHVGTANNASAEQFVVVEVESTPLADRLDEEQYASLRFGAARVLAPFTASDGSVAAPLQGHIVIACKA, from the coding sequence ATGTCAGCATCCGAAATGTTCCAGCTGGAAGTCTCCGCGGCCGAGGCCTACGAAGCAAATTTTGTTCCGGCGGTTTTCGCCGAATGGGCGCAAGAGCTGGTTGTCGACGCCGGGATCAGTCCGGGCGAGCGCGTCCTCGATGTGGCGTGCGGTACCGGCATCGTGGCCCGGAAGGTCGCGGACACAACGGCGGCGGAAATCACCGGCGTGGACATCAACCCCGCGATGCTCGAGGTGGCCAGACGTGTGCGGCCGGAGTTGTCGTGGGGGCAGGCGGACGCGGGGGCCTTGCCATTTCCCGACCGCGCCTTCGACAAGGTGCTGTGCCAAATGGCCCTGATGTTCTTCCCCGACCCGACAGCCGCCCTGCGTGAGATGGCCAGGGTGACGGCCGACGGCGGGAGCCTCGCTGTTGTGGTGCCAGGCCGGCTGGAGGAGCAACCCGTCTATGGCCCCTTCGTGGAGCTGGCATCGCGGCATGCGGATGCCGATGCAATGTCCCTGCTGGGTGCCTACTTTTCCTGCGGCGACCTCGAACGGCTCAGGCAGCTGTTCGAATCAGCAGGGCTGGCAGTCACGGGCACGCGGACGCACGTCGGAACGGCCAATAATGCCTCCGCCGAGCAATTCGTCGTTGTTGAGGTGGAAAGCACACCGCTGGCCGACCGGCTCGACGAGGAACAATACGCCTCGCTGCGTTTCGGTGCCGCGCGTGTGCTGGCGCCGTTCACGGCCTCGGACGGCTCCGTGGCCGCACCGCTGCAGGGCCACATCGTCATCGCGTGCAAGGCCTGA
- a CDS encoding alpha/beta fold hydrolase — MSATHTFRGMNTTEHFFQLPLDHTRPAGEKITVFAREISSTAHQDPASLPWLLFLQGGPGGKSPRPASLSGWLAEAAKTFRILLLDQRGTGGSTPANRQSLPLRGDAAAQAAYLTHFRADSIVRDAEAIREDLGIEKWSTFGQSYGGFCTLTYLSLAPAALQRCIVTGGLASLTADADTVYRATYRRMAERNAEYFDWYPQDRKILREIVAHLAHTEEELPGGRALTVPLVQMLGQFLGGNTRVHSLHHVFEGAFIDTPGGRRLSDTFLAAVAAQADRTANPLYALLHESIYAQGAATNWSAQRVLAEFPAFSPEAELPLLTGEMVFRWYFEDDEVLRPLEETARILAEHEDWEALYDPAALASNTVPVAAAVYVHDVYVDRDLSLQTAAAVGNLRVWETDEFHHDGIGDEGAMIFAKLLGMTEADLPG, encoded by the coding sequence ATGAGCGCCACCCACACCTTCCGCGGGATGAACACCACCGAGCACTTCTTCCAGCTTCCGCTGGACCACACCCGTCCGGCGGGCGAAAAGATCACGGTCTTCGCCCGCGAGATCTCCTCCACCGCGCACCAGGACCCCGCCTCGCTGCCCTGGCTGCTCTTCCTGCAGGGCGGACCGGGCGGGAAGTCCCCGCGCCCGGCTTCGCTTTCCGGCTGGCTGGCGGAGGCGGCCAAGACCTTCCGCATCCTGCTGCTTGACCAGCGCGGCACCGGGGGCAGCACCCCGGCAAACCGCCAGTCCCTGCCGCTGCGCGGGGATGCGGCGGCGCAGGCCGCCTACCTCACGCACTTCCGCGCCGACTCGATCGTGCGCGACGCCGAAGCCATCCGCGAGGATCTCGGGATCGAGAAGTGGAGCACCTTCGGGCAAAGCTACGGCGGCTTCTGCACGCTCACCTACCTGTCCCTGGCCCCGGCGGCGCTTCAACGCTGCATCGTCACCGGAGGCCTGGCCTCGCTCACCGCGGACGCGGACACCGTGTACCGGGCCACCTACCGGCGCATGGCCGAGCGCAACGCGGAATACTTCGATTGGTACCCGCAGGACCGCAAGATCCTGCGCGAGATCGTGGCGCACCTGGCCCACACCGAGGAGGAGCTTCCGGGCGGGCGGGCGCTGACCGTGCCGCTGGTGCAGATGCTCGGCCAGTTCCTGGGCGGCAACACCCGGGTGCACTCGCTGCACCACGTCTTCGAGGGTGCCTTCATCGACACCCCGGGCGGCAGGCGGCTCTCGGACACCTTCCTCGCCGCGGTCGCCGCGCAGGCCGACCGTACCGCCAACCCGCTCTACGCGCTGCTCCACGAGTCGATCTACGCGCAGGGTGCGGCCACCAACTGGTCCGCGCAGCGCGTGCTGGCCGAATTCCCGGCATTCTCCCCCGAAGCCGAACTCCCGCTGCTGACCGGCGAGATGGTGTTCCGCTGGTACTTCGAGGACGATGAAGTGCTGCGCCCGCTGGAGGAAACCGCCCGGATCCTGGCCGAGCACGAGGACTGGGAAGCGCTCTACGACCCCGCGGCCCTGGCCTCCAACACCGTGCCGGTCGCAGCTGCCGTGTACGTGCACGACGTGTACGTGGACAGGGACCTGTCGCTTCAGACCGCGGCGGCGGTCGGCAACCTGCGGGTGTGGGAAACCGATGAGTTCCACCACGACGGGATCGGCGACGAGGGCGCGATGATCTTCGCGAAGCTGCTGGGGATGACCGAGGCAGACCTCCCGGGCTGA
- a CDS encoding metal-dependent hydrolase: MMGGHHAATGAAAWIALTTNFKLPTGSLSEHLSWLPDAIPLGFGLLEQSPIAGVAGAMVCAGAALLPDADHRRATIAHSLPPVSNAICAGIGEVSGGHRNGTHSLLGIAAFTVLAWVLGLWTMENSRFGIIYPGAGLLAVLLVSFALKALKFIPDTMAKLPWLISVPAGIFVAVFSPDEQNWLVLAVAVGCAVHIAGDMLTVGGCNLIWPIKIRSPRFIRRVPLLKDVWKPGGRIAIPVLGRAGSVREWLLCIPVSIYALAGLVLPIVLLAHNQVQPLTKLLGF; encoded by the coding sequence ATGATGGGCGGCCACCACGCGGCCACCGGCGCAGCAGCCTGGATCGCGTTGACCACGAATTTCAAGCTCCCCACGGGGAGCCTCTCCGAGCACCTTTCCTGGCTGCCCGACGCGATCCCGCTGGGCTTCGGCCTGCTGGAGCAATCCCCGATCGCCGGGGTCGCGGGCGCCATGGTCTGCGCGGGGGCGGCGCTGTTGCCCGATGCGGATCACCGCCGGGCCACCATCGCGCACTCGCTGCCCCCGGTGTCCAACGCGATCTGCGCCGGCATCGGCGAGGTCTCCGGCGGACACCGCAACGGCACGCACTCGCTGCTGGGCATCGCGGCGTTCACCGTCCTGGCCTGGGTGCTGGGGCTGTGGACCATGGAGAATTCCCGCTTCGGGATCATCTACCCGGGCGCCGGGCTGTTGGCGGTGCTGCTGGTGTCCTTTGCGCTCAAGGCGCTGAAATTCATTCCGGACACCATGGCGAAACTGCCGTGGCTGATCTCGGTTCCGGCCGGCATCTTCGTGGCGGTGTTCTCACCCGACGAACAGAACTGGTTGGTGCTGGCGGTGGCAGTGGGCTGCGCGGTGCACATCGCCGGGGACATGCTCACCGTCGGCGGCTGCAACCTGATCTGGCCGATCAAGATCCGCTCCCCGCGCTTCATCCGCCGCGTCCCGCTGCTCAAGGACGTGTGGAAGCCCGGCGGCCGGATCGCCATCCCCGTGCTGGGCAGGGCGGGCTCGGTGCGCGAGTGGCTGCTGTGCATCCCGGTGTCCATCTACGCGTTGGCCGGGCTCGTGCTGCCGATCGTGCTGCTGGCCCACAACCAGGTCCAGCCGCTGACCAAGCTCCTGGGGTTCTAG
- a CDS encoding GNAT family N-acetyltransferase — MPLIRPAAPADAPAILELIHELALFEHEPDAVKNTEADLAAHLFGPDPQVYAHVAEEDGKVLGFALWFLTYSTWEGTHGIHLEDLYVRESARGAGHGKALLAELARIAVDRGYRRVEWSVLDWNAPAIGFYDSLGAGSMDGWTVRRLEGAALAELGALA; from the coding sequence ATGCCCTTGATTCGCCCAGCAGCGCCCGCCGACGCCCCCGCCATCCTTGAACTCATCCACGAATTGGCGCTATTCGAGCACGAGCCCGACGCCGTGAAAAACACCGAAGCGGACCTCGCAGCCCACCTCTTCGGACCCGACCCGCAGGTGTATGCGCATGTGGCGGAGGAAGACGGCAAGGTGCTGGGCTTCGCCCTGTGGTTCCTGACGTATTCCACCTGGGAGGGAACCCACGGGATCCACCTCGAGGATCTCTACGTGCGCGAGTCGGCTCGCGGCGCCGGGCACGGCAAGGCGCTGCTGGCGGAACTGGCACGCATTGCCGTGGATCGCGGTTACCGGCGCGTGGAATGGAGCGTGCTGGACTGGAACGCCCCGGCCATCGGCTTCTACGATTCGCTCGGCGCCGGTTCCATGGACGGCTGGACCGTGCGGCGCCTCGAAGGCGCTGCCCTGGCGGAACTGGGGGCACTGGCATGA